The Candidatus Zixiibacteriota bacterium genome segment CCCTGCTGGGACCATTGGATCTCAAGGTAACATTGCACAATGTGACCAATCACTTCTGGGGTGAGACAGTAACAGTCTCGGGTCTCTTGACTGGTCAGGACATGCTGAGAGCAGCGCGCTCGCAAAAGGCTGATTATGACGCAGTCGTCCTGCCTCCGAATTGCCTCAATCGCGACGGTCTCTTTCTGGATAATCTCTCACTCGAGCAGTTCAGCCGGATGCTGGGCAGGGAAGTAGTTGTCGGCGGGTACGATCTGGCCGAGACGCTTTGCGAAGTGTTCGTATGAGCCTCCCCATAGTGGCTATCGTGGGGCGGCCGAATGTGGGGAAATCGTCGCTTTTCAACCGCTTTCTGAAAAAGAAGCTGGCGGTGGTCGATCCGATTCCGGGCGTCACACGCGACCGTAATTACGCCGTGTGCGACTGGGGCGGACGCGTGTTTCATCTCGTTGACACTGGTGGCATGGTGCCCAATACGCGCGACGCCTTGGAGCGGGTCATTCTCGATCAATCCGAATTCGCCATCCATGAAGCCGATCTCATCTTGCTCGTGGTCGATGTCCAGGTGGGGGTGGACCAGACGGACGAACGCCTGGCGCGAATCATGCATCAGTCGGACAGACCTTGCGTGCTCGTAGCCAATAAGGCCGATGATGAGCAGCTCGCCAATGAAGTATTCGCCCTGAGCCGGCTCGGATTGGGGGACGCCTGGCCAGTATCGGCCACAGTGGGCCTGGGAATAGGCGAGCTACTCGACGAGGTTGTTTCGAAGCTGCCCATCTCCAAGACTGATGAAGTGCCATCGGATGCCATTCGAGTAGCCCTGGTGGGAAGGCCCAACGTGGGCAAATCATCGTTCATCAATAAACTGCTTGGCGAAGAACGGCTGATTGTTTCTCCGGAGGCGGGCACGACTCGTGATGCGGTCGACACGCCGTTTGAAATCGACGGCCAGGCGTACGTGCTTATTGATACGGCCGGTTTGCGACGCAAATATAAAGTTCATGAGAATATCGAGTTCTACACCAACCTGCGCGCCGAGCGGGCAATTGAGGATTGCCATGTGGCTGTTGTACTAGTCGACGCTGCGCAGGGGTTTACGTCGCAGGATCAGCGCGTTCTCGCGTATGTACTGGAATCTCGTCGGCCGGCGGTGCTGGCGGTAAACAAATGGGACCTGATCGAGAAAGACGCCCATACGGCCGACCAGTTTACGGCCGCGATCAAAAAGGGGCTGGCGAGGTTCTCGTTTGTTCCGATTATTTACGTTTCCGCATTGACCGGTCAGCGGCTTGCCAAGGTACTGGAACTCGTCAAGCGGGTTCACGCGGAGCACAATAAGCGCGTTCCCACCGCCCAGCTCAACGACTTACTCAGACGTGCTTTCGGCCGTCGCAAGCCGCCCGCTAAGCAGGGCAAGCATATCCAGCTCAACTATGTCACGCAGACCGAGGTTGCCCCGC includes the following:
- the der gene encoding ribosome biogenesis GTPase Der, with the translated sequence MSLPIVAIVGRPNVGKSSLFNRFLKKKLAVVDPIPGVTRDRNYAVCDWGGRVFHLVDTGGMVPNTRDALERVILDQSEFAIHEADLILLVVDVQVGVDQTDERLARIMHQSDRPCVLVANKADDEQLANEVFALSRLGLGDAWPVSATVGLGIGELLDEVVSKLPISKTDEVPSDAIRVALVGRPNVGKSSFINKLLGEERLIVSPEAGTTRDAVDTPFEIDGQAYVLIDTAGLRRKYKVHENIEFYTNLRAERAIEDCHVAVVLVDAAQGFTSQDQRVLAYVLESRRPAVLAVNKWDLIEKDAHTADQFTAAIKKGLARFSFVPIIYVSALTGQRLAKVLELVKRVHAEHNKRVPTAQLNDLLRRAFGRRKPPAKQGKHIQLNYVTQTEVAPPTFVLFSNQPMLIDKSYLNYLANQLRAEFGFEGTPIRLKCRRK